One window of Amaranthus tricolor cultivar Red isolate AtriRed21 chromosome 13, ASM2621246v1, whole genome shotgun sequence genomic DNA carries:
- the LOC130799011 gene encoding dolichyl-diphosphooligosaccharide--protein glycosyltransferase subunit 1A isoform X2 produces the protein MGIGSKMKLDLGLLFILFSFAFFSSLVSSDLILSKVDRRIDLTSHIVRITSTLKVENDGNDEVSELVITFPDQQAKHLALVSAYHNEGRGKTKSRGASLPVKPFQSVEMPQSLTSYSVSLPKKLSKGEGLNLEVLAVFAQILKPFPEQVSQGDFQLVVFQDSAYILSPYAVKVQTLSVKLPDARIESYTKLENSKAQGSEIKYGPYENKSPFSYSPIVVHYEYNKPYTVAQKLVREIEISHWGNVQITEHYNLVHGGAILKGEFSRLDYQMSPHTKGASAFGWLVAKLPPRTHSIYYRDEIGNISTSNLWGNSIKTELAIEPRFPLFGGWKTFFTFGYGLPLMEYLFEAEGKRFVNISFGSPIDELVVNELIVKVVLPEGSTDLSVSVPFEVEQWQETKVSHLDISGRPVIVLRKVNAVPEHNQNFQVYYKFNCLSLLREPLMLILGFFSLFVACIAYSHADFSISKSSTSYLAKLQWDEVQTTIQQLENIINRCLTIHDKLEASLRELSRTGNVQACKTARKTSDSLLKEFSKELKPLLISLQSSPQGAQIFPKVCNF, from the exons ATGGGGATAGGAAGCAAAATGAAGCTGGATCTAGGATTACTTTTCATCCTCTTCTCATTTGCCTTTTTCTCCTCCCTTGTTTCTTCCGATCTCATTCTTTCCAAGGTTGACCGTCGA ATTGATTTGACATCTCACATTGTGCGCATTACCTCCACTCTTAAG GTGGAGAATGATGGAAATGATGAAGTTTCAGAATTGGTGATTACCTTTCCAGATCAGCAAGCAAAACATTTGGCCTTGGTGTCAGCTTATCATAATGAAGGCAGAGGGAAGACCAAAAGTCGTGGGGCTAGTCTCCCTGTTAAGCCTTTCCAATCTGTGGAGATGCCTCAATCTTTAACATCCTATTCTGTATCTCTACCCAAGAAGCTATCAAAGGGAGAAGGCTTAAATTTGGAGGTTTTAGCTGTTTTTGCTCAAATCTTGAAACCATTCCCAGAGCAAGTTTCTCAAGGTGATTTTCAGCTTGTTGTATTCCAAGATAGTGCATATATTTTGTCCCCATATGCAGTTAAGGTCCAGACTCTAAGTGTTAAACTGCCTGACGCAAGAATTGAATCTTACACAAAACTAGAAAATAGCAAAGCTCAAGGTTCCGAGATTAAGTATGGACCATATGAGAACAAATCTCCATTCTCATATTCCCCAATTGTTGTTCATTATGAATATAACAAGCCATACACAGTTGCTCAGAAACTAGTGCGTGAGATAGAAATTTCACACTGGGGCAATGTACAGATTACTGAACATTATAATCTTGTCCATGGAGGTGCCATTCTCAAGGGTGAATTTTCTAG ACTTGATTATCAGATGAGCCCACATACAAAAGGTGCATCTGCGTTTGGATGGCTGGTGGCTAAATTACCACCAAGAACACATTCAATCTACTATCGAGATGAAATTGGAAATATCTCCACTTCTAATTTGTGGGGTAATTCGATAAAG ACTGAGCTAGCAATAGAACCAAGGTTTCCGTTGTTTGGTGGCTGGAAAACATTCTTTACCTTTGGATATGGCTTGCCACTGATGGAATACTTATTTGAGGCCGAAGGGAAACGTTTTGTCAACATTTCTTTTGGAAGCCCTATAGATGAGCTGGTTGTTAATGAGCTAATAGTTAAG GTTGTTTTGCCAGAGGGCTCAACAGACTTGTCTGTTTCTGTTCCATTTGAAGTAGAACAATGGCAAGAG ACTAAAGTAAGTCATCTGGATATTAGTGGCCGACCAGTAATAGTTCTGCGGAAGGTGAATGCAGTTCCAGAGCATAATCAAAATTTTCAG GTCTACTACAAGTTCAACTGTTTGTCCTTGCTCAGGGAAcctttgatgttgattttgggatttttctccctttttgtTGCTTGTATTGCGTACTCTCATGCTGATTTTTCTATTTCCAAGTCCTCTACGTCTTATTTGGCGAAATTGCAGTGGGATGAG GTGCAAACTACAATCCAACAGCTAGAGAATATTATCAATCGATGTTTGACAATCCATGATAAGCTGGAGGCATCACTGCGCGAGCTGTCAAGAACCGGAAATGTTCAAGCTTGTAAAACTGCTCGCAAAACCTCTGATAGTTTGCTCAAAGAGTTTTCAAAGGAGTTAAAGCCCTTGCTTATATCCTTGCAGTCATCTCCGCAAGGGGCGCAAATCTTTCCCAAGGTTTGTAATTTCTGA
- the LOC130799011 gene encoding dolichyl-diphosphooligosaccharide--protein glycosyltransferase subunit 1A isoform X1: MGIGSKMKLDLGLLFILFSFAFFSSLVSSDLILSKVDRRIDLTSHIVRITSTLKVENDGNDEVSELVITFPDQQAKHLALVSAYHNEGRGKTKSRGASLPVKPFQSVEMPQSLTSYSVSLPKKLSKGEGLNLEVLAVFAQILKPFPEQVSQGDFQLVVFQDSAYILSPYAVKVQTLSVKLPDARIESYTKLENSKAQGSEIKYGPYENKSPFSYSPIVVHYEYNKPYTVAQKLVREIEISHWGNVQITEHYNLVHGGAILKGEFSRLDYQMSPHTKGASAFGWLVAKLPPRTHSIYYRDEIGNISTSNLWGNSIKTELAIEPRFPLFGGWKTFFTFGYGLPLMEYLFEAEGKRFVNISFGSPIDELVVNELIVKVVLPEGSTDLSVSVPFEVEQWQETKVSHLDISGRPVIVLRKVNAVPEHNQNFQVYYKFNCLSLLREPLMLILGFFSLFVACIAYSHADFSISKSSTSYLAKLQWDEVQTTIQQLENIINRCLTIHDKLEASLRELSRTGNVQACKTARKTSDSLLKEFSKELKPLLISLQSSPQGAQIFPKAEELVTKERELQERLISKHSIVVDSYEKKLSGRDTENRVAPHQQKITALRKEVDDLLEYLDEI; this comes from the exons ATGGGGATAGGAAGCAAAATGAAGCTGGATCTAGGATTACTTTTCATCCTCTTCTCATTTGCCTTTTTCTCCTCCCTTGTTTCTTCCGATCTCATTCTTTCCAAGGTTGACCGTCGA ATTGATTTGACATCTCACATTGTGCGCATTACCTCCACTCTTAAG GTGGAGAATGATGGAAATGATGAAGTTTCAGAATTGGTGATTACCTTTCCAGATCAGCAAGCAAAACATTTGGCCTTGGTGTCAGCTTATCATAATGAAGGCAGAGGGAAGACCAAAAGTCGTGGGGCTAGTCTCCCTGTTAAGCCTTTCCAATCTGTGGAGATGCCTCAATCTTTAACATCCTATTCTGTATCTCTACCCAAGAAGCTATCAAAGGGAGAAGGCTTAAATTTGGAGGTTTTAGCTGTTTTTGCTCAAATCTTGAAACCATTCCCAGAGCAAGTTTCTCAAGGTGATTTTCAGCTTGTTGTATTCCAAGATAGTGCATATATTTTGTCCCCATATGCAGTTAAGGTCCAGACTCTAAGTGTTAAACTGCCTGACGCAAGAATTGAATCTTACACAAAACTAGAAAATAGCAAAGCTCAAGGTTCCGAGATTAAGTATGGACCATATGAGAACAAATCTCCATTCTCATATTCCCCAATTGTTGTTCATTATGAATATAACAAGCCATACACAGTTGCTCAGAAACTAGTGCGTGAGATAGAAATTTCACACTGGGGCAATGTACAGATTACTGAACATTATAATCTTGTCCATGGAGGTGCCATTCTCAAGGGTGAATTTTCTAG ACTTGATTATCAGATGAGCCCACATACAAAAGGTGCATCTGCGTTTGGATGGCTGGTGGCTAAATTACCACCAAGAACACATTCAATCTACTATCGAGATGAAATTGGAAATATCTCCACTTCTAATTTGTGGGGTAATTCGATAAAG ACTGAGCTAGCAATAGAACCAAGGTTTCCGTTGTTTGGTGGCTGGAAAACATTCTTTACCTTTGGATATGGCTTGCCACTGATGGAATACTTATTTGAGGCCGAAGGGAAACGTTTTGTCAACATTTCTTTTGGAAGCCCTATAGATGAGCTGGTTGTTAATGAGCTAATAGTTAAG GTTGTTTTGCCAGAGGGCTCAACAGACTTGTCTGTTTCTGTTCCATTTGAAGTAGAACAATGGCAAGAG ACTAAAGTAAGTCATCTGGATATTAGTGGCCGACCAGTAATAGTTCTGCGGAAGGTGAATGCAGTTCCAGAGCATAATCAAAATTTTCAG GTCTACTACAAGTTCAACTGTTTGTCCTTGCTCAGGGAAcctttgatgttgattttgggatttttctccctttttgtTGCTTGTATTGCGTACTCTCATGCTGATTTTTCTATTTCCAAGTCCTCTACGTCTTATTTGGCGAAATTGCAGTGGGATGAG GTGCAAACTACAATCCAACAGCTAGAGAATATTATCAATCGATGTTTGACAATCCATGATAAGCTGGAGGCATCACTGCGCGAGCTGTCAAGAACCGGAAATGTTCAAGCTTGTAAAACTGCTCGCAAAACCTCTGATAGTTTGCTCAAAGAGTTTTCAAAGGAGTTAAAGCCCTTGCTTATATCCTTGCAGTCATCTCCGCAAGGGGCGCAAATCTTTCCCAAG GCGGAAGAACTTGTTACGAAAGAGCGAGAATTGCAAGAGAGGTTAATTTCCAAGCATTCAATTGTGGTAGACTCTTACGAAAAGAAGTTGAGTGGTCGGGACACTGAGAATCGGGTTGCTCCCCACCAGCAAAAAATAACAGCCTTGAGAAAGGAAGTTGATGATCTTTTAGAGTATCTAGATGAAATTTGA